The Maridesulfovibrio salexigens DSM 2638 region GGTCGCGGCGCTGAATGATACCGCTGACAATTTCATGCATGCGGTTTTTGAATTCATCGTAGATGATTTCCTGTTCCGCATCACGCATGCGCTGGATGATAACCTGCTTCGCGGATTGTGCGGCGATCCTGCCCAGATCTTCGACTTTGAGTTTGAAACCCATTTCATCGTCAATCTGTACATTGGGATCGTGTTCTTTTGCTTCTTCGAGTGTGATCTCGCTGATTTCGTCTTCAACTTCTTCAGCAACTACCTTGAACTGGTAGACTTCGATTTCGCCAGCATCTTCATTGAAGTTAACTTCGATATCCATGGCGTCGCCATATTTGCGGGCCACTGAAGAACGTACCGCTTCTTCAAGGGTATCGATGAGCAGGTCTCTGTCGATCCCACGGTCCTTGCTGATCTGGTCAATCGCTTTTTTGAGTTCAGAACCCATATCGCTCCTCCGCTTCGGCACAATTTTCATGACACATGATCTGTGCCGACTAGCCGAATGACTGCCTTATTAATTTTATTTAAACTCGTGAATGAGTTTTGCTTTCTTTATTCTATCCCATTCGATTTTGATGGGATCTTCCTGATCTTCGAGCTTGAGCAGGAGCCCTTCCTCGTCGGTTTCCTGAAGGAGGCCTTTGAATTTCTTGCGGCCTTCGAGGGAGAAGACGAGGGCGATGTCGATTTTTTTGCCTACATAGGCGGACATCTGCTCCGGTTTGAAAAATTTTCTTTCCAGTCCGGGTGAGGAAACTTCAAGGACGTACGCACTGTCGATTACTTCTTCAACTTCGAGCATGAGACCTACGTCCCTGCTTACTTCTGCGCACTGATCAATGCTTACGCCATTTTCACTGTCGATATAAATGATGACAGCCGGACGGTTAGCGGAAGTTACTTCCACGCCCCAAAGGGTCAGCCCCATTGATTCAATGGTGGGCTCCACGAACTGGCTTACTTTTTTGGCTAATGAGCCTTGTTCCACGACTTACCCCGTGTATCTGGTTTTCAGGCGGACAAAATAAAAAAAAGTGGACCTGAAGAAGGCCCACCTCAGCATCTTAACCCAACGAAAGGTTGAAAAAATTGAGGCTGATGCGAATGTATGAGGTTTGCCTGAAACTTCAAAAGTCTAGATGTATGCCCGTTGGGAACACTGAG contains the following coding sequences:
- the rimP gene encoding ribosome maturation factor RimP, with protein sequence MEQGSLAKKVSQFVEPTIESMGLTLWGVEVTSANRPAVIIYIDSENGVSIDQCAEVSRDVGLMLEVEEVIDSAYVLEVSSPGLERKFFKPEQMSAYVGKKIDIALVFSLEGRKKFKGLLQETDEEGLLLKLEDQEDPIKIEWDRIKKAKLIHEFK